One window of Microtus pennsylvanicus isolate mMicPen1 chromosome X, mMicPen1.hap1, whole genome shotgun sequence genomic DNA carries:
- the LOC142840435 gene encoding melanoma-associated antigen B4-like encodes MPRGQKSKARSREKRRQTKTESQELRGTQTRAPEKRESSSSSSSASGDAVPSIPSDVFSKLFQVMPLATNFSIFIACKMSDKSVKRRQKKNMSSSSGQHSNKSQQNDLLTRKTGMLMVYMLSKYKQKEPLLREEMLNVVNKRFKEQFPEILKKASNCLDLVFGLELREVPPNGQTYMLVSKLDFEDDGSRSSDMGLPNRGILIPLLSVIYLNGYCATEEEVWHFLNMLGVYDGVPHLIFGDVRKLITKDLVQEKYLVYRQVPDGDPPSYQFLWGPKAYAETSQVKVMEFLASINETGSSTYSFNYEEALREEDRACAEGAAQRSTTCKT; translated from the coding sequence ATGCCCAGGGGACAAAAGAGCAAGGCTCGGTCTCGTGAGAAACGCCGCCAGACCAAAACAGAATCCCAAGAGCTCAGGGGTACTCAGACCAGGGCACCAGAGAAAAGGGagtcatcctcttcctcttctagtGCCTCTGGAGATGCTGTCCCAAGCATCCCTTCTGATGTCTTTTCCAAGTTATTTCAAGTAATGCCTCTTGCCACCAATTTCAGTATCTTCATTGCCTGCAAAATGTCTGATAAAAGTGTCAAGCgcagacagaagaaaaatatgagCTCCTCTAGTGGCCAGCATTCCAATAAGAGCCAACAGAATGATCTTCTAACAAGGAAGACAGGGATGCTGATGGTGTACATGCTCAGCAAGTACAAACAGAAAGAGCCCCTGTTGAGAGAAGAAATGCTGAATGTTGTCAACAAAAGATTCAAGGAGCAGTTCCCTGAGATCCTCAAGAAAGCTTCAAACTGCCTCGATTTGGTTTTTGGCCTAGAGCTGAGAGAAGTCCCTCCCAATGGTCAGACCTACATGCTTGTGAGCAAGCTAGATTTCGAGGATGATGGAAGTAGGAGCAGTGATATGGGTCTTCCCAACAGGGGCATTCTGATCCCTCTCCTAAGTGTGATCTATCTAAATGGCTACTGTGCCACAGAGGAGGAGGTCTGGCATTTCCTGAATATGCTAGGAGTCTATGATGGGGTCCCACATCTCATCTTTGGAGATGTCAGGAAGCTCATCACTAAAGATCTGGTACAGGAAAAGTACCTGGTATACCGTCAGGTTCCTGATGGTGATCCTCCTTCCTATCAGTTCCTGTGGGGTCCCAAAGCCTATGCTGAAACCAGCCAGGTAAAGGTGATGGAGTTTTTGGCCAGCATCAATGAAACTGGCTCTTCTACCTACTCATTCAATTATGAAGAAGCTTTGAGGGAAGAAGATAGAGCCTGTGCTGAAGGTGCAGCCCAGAGAAGCACTACATGCAAGACCTAG